The Candidatus Zixiibacteriota bacterium genome segment TCATTCGGTCGCTCCTTTGTTCCGGGCGTCAGGATGTCGCTCCTTTCATCCTGACACATAACTAATCGGGTTAGCTAAAAAAATAACAGTGATTTTAGCGCTCCCCCCAGGCGCTAAGACCACTGCTAATTTATTACTAAAGCCTGCTTCTCTTAAAACTTTGCTTTATCTCTCAGAATGTCCGCCTTGGGCGGACGCCACAAGCTGGCTACATCCTGAGGGGTTTTGAACACTGAAATATTATCAGAATAAGTTTTATAAAAGCTGCATGACTATAATAGGTGTTTATAATCATCTGTCAATACGGGGATAATGCCTAAAATATGCGTATATAATAATAAGCAGTGCTATCTCTGAAGATAAGTAGCTAAGTTTATGTTCTTATTAGTGATACCAAGTTTTTTCCGTATAATTTCACGATGTTTCTGAACCGTTGCTATACTAATATTTAATGCTGTCGCGATGTCTTTTGAGATAGTTCCGTTTTTAATCATACTACATATTTCAACCTCGCGCGGCGAAAGTTTTGAATATATATGCTGAATTTCGCCTGACGAGTTTGCTAAAGATTGGAGACAATTATGTACGATATTGTAAAATATCTTATTTACCTTGCCGTCCGCATTTATCATCTTGCTCAATGCCGGCATAAGCGTACTATCGATCTCATCCCTAACCAGATTCTTAATCTCCATTTTTTCTTCTTCGATATGAGCCAAAACTTCACGGAGAGCTATGTTTTTTTCCTGAAGCGCCCGGCGTTCAGTTTTCAATAAGTTCAAACTCTGTATTTCATGAACTTTCTTGCTGACTATTTCAACAATTTCCTGAAGAAAAGCGGCTTCATCGGAAGTTGGCCTTTTACCGTTAAAGGGTGTATCGACAGACAGCCAGCCCTCTGGTTTTTTGGGTGAGGATAATATCGGGGCAAAGAATTCATCCCCAGTTTTCCAGGCTAATTCATTGTCAGTAAAATTTTCTTCCTGAGGAATCGTCCTTTCGACATATTCAGCAAGCAATCCTGATTCCACCGGAATAAAATACGAATGATTAATTTTAAATTTCTTCTGAGTCATCTTAAAAGTCATCTCATCGCTGGGCGCCGGGTTATTCATAACAGCCCTGACAGTATTATCATCCAAACCAAACTGACCGAAATGAATTATCTCCTTTTCCCTGTTATGCATAGTTAGAACAGAGCGTTTATATAATCTGGCATTGTAAATTGACCGACAGCCAAACGAAAGACAGTCATTGATATTATTTGCTCGGCGAAGATTATCCAATAGCTTGGTTACGGCTCTTTCCTTGAACTCGCGAAGTTTTAATTCGGTGATTTCGCTGGCAATATGCAAGGCTTTTGGAATATCTCCATTGGCAGGATAAATAGGATGTATGTTTATTATAAACCATCTTTCCTGACCTTCGATAACCATTTTCAATGTAAAAGTAAGTTTTTTACCTAAATCGATTGTTTTTTTAGTATTATTATAGCGCAAATCGGCGAATTTTTTTGGGAAAATATCCCAATATGATTTGCCAATGTAATCATCTGGTTTGCCGCCTATTAAACTTGCGGTTAATTTGTTCATCGTTAGGTAAACGCCATTTTCGTCTACTGAAAAAATTGGCTGTCCGGCATTTTCTATCAAAAGACGGTATTTTTCCTCGCTGGCTTTAAGCGTTTCCTCGACAAGTTTACGATCAGTTATATCTGTTCCAATATGAATAGCATGTGGAGTATCTCCATTGTCAGGGTAAACCGGGTAAACATTGGTCGTAAACCATCTCTCAATCCCCTGAAAGCTCATCTTAGATGTATAAGTAATCGTATTGCCCGAATCAATCGCCTTTTTAGTTCTGGCGTAGCGTTTGTCGGCAAAATCTTTAGGAAAAACATCCCATAACGATTTACCAAGATAATCATCAAGTTTTCCACCGGTAACTTCGATGGTATTCTCATTTATCATAAGGAATACGCCATTTTTATCAATCGAAAAAATAGGTTGTCCCGAATTTTCAACTAAGTGCCTGTATTTTTCCTCGCTGGCTTTAAGCATTTCCTTGGCTTGCTTGCGGTTGGTAATATCCTGACCTACTGCTATAGCGGTTATTTCATTAGGACCCGAGTGGAAAATAGCCGAGTTTGACCAGAGAATTGTTTTGGTTTCACCGGTTTTAGTTACTAATGGTCCCTCATATTTATCCCTTGGGTGTTTTTTAACCCATAAAGCAAAATCTTTTATCTTATGGTGATGGTGAAATTCAGGAAGGAATATATCAGGCCAATATTTGCCAATAACTTCTTCACGTTTATAGCCGGTTAGTTTTTCAATCTCTTTGTTAAAAACGATTATCCGGGCGTCTTTATCAAGACACACAATCAAGCTGTTGGCGGTATCAAGCAATGAGCTGATGAATTCACGTTCGTTTTGTAATTCCTGCTCAGCGATTTTCTCCTCGGTAATATCATTAATAAATCCGAGGCTTGCCGGTTTGCCCTCCCATGTGATTAACGTTGTGCTAATTTCCAGCCATTGAATGCTGCCATTTTTATTAGTAAATCTGAAAGAATATTTTAAAGGCTTATCCATGCCTTTAACTCTTTTGGCAAAATTCTCAATTATCATTTTTTTGTCATCAGGATGGAAATAATTAATAAACTTTTTGGGAAACATCTCTGATTTTGAATAACCGGAAAGCTCAAAAGTGCGGGGATTAGCATATTTAAGTTCATTATTTTGAAAAACGATAATAGCTTCATTGGCATTTTCAACTACTAAGCGGTACTTCTCTTCAAGCTTATGCAGTTCATGTTCAGTTTGAAGCCGGCAGATTGCGCTGCTTACTTGAGCAGCAATAGTCTCAAGCGCTCTTTTAATCGAATCTGGTATATCTTGATGAACATGCGAAGATACATTGAAGCAGGCAATAACCTCCCCTTCATGGACTAATGGGATTATAGATATATGCTTTAATTTTTCTTTGTTTCGCGAATCAGCGAGAGGCAGATTTAATGATGAATAAAGCGAATATACGGGTTTGCCCGCCATAACTAAGCGAACTTGAGGAGAATC includes the following:
- a CDS encoding PAS domain S-box protein translates to MNNRRKNNIKNGQRQTISKSGNSSLASLARAAVGNPLVKSLRLSPLPVSITNLTDSKFIEVSDSFLDIFGCSRDEIIGSTAFELGLYQQLNEDGLDFNIFRERKPLNKIKVRLKTKTDGEHLFILTSDIINLDNCQYILCYYEIITNCNKTIKALRESEEKYRSLIEKSIDAVYIIANNRFKFVNRKFIEMFGWPETEICSPDFDMMCLVAPSSISFMKNRLNKIKRGEKVPEHYEYTAISRDGKEIHLEVFVSYLSYNGQKAIQGIYHNISDRKKAEKELIKFKTITDKANYGIAMSDPYGNITYINEYFAGIHGYTYDEIIGKNLSTFHNEKQLPKVLEINRGLLKNGSYTNLEVWHTHRDGHVFPMLMNGVVITDDTQKPLYFATTAIDITETKQTEKIVSAQHNLNVALSAVSSLNEALELCLDYIIKISDMKSCGIYLVTENKGLNLITHRGLSKEFVKLAGYYEPDSPQVRLVMAGKPVYSLYSSLNLPLADSRNKEKLKHISIIPLVHEGEVIACFNVSSHVHQDIPDSIKRALETIAAQVSSAICRLQTEHELHKLEEKYRLVVENANEAIIVFQNNELKYANPRTFELSGYSKSEMFPKKFINYFHPDDKKMIIENFAKRVKGMDKPLKYSFRFTNKNGSIQWLEISTTLITWEGKPASLGFINDITEEKIAEQELQNEREFISSLLDTANSLIVCLDKDARIIVFNKEIEKLTGYKREEVIGKYWPDIFLPEFHHHHKIKDFALWVKKHPRDKYEGPLVTKTGETKTILWSNSAIFHSGPNEITAIAVGQDITNRKQAKEMLKASEEKYRHLVENSGQPIFSIDKNGVFLMINENTIEVTGGKLDDYLGKSLWDVFPKDFADKRYARTKKAIDSGNTITYTSKMSFQGIERWFTTNVYPVYPDNGDTPHAIHIGTDITDRKLVEETLKASEEKYRLLIENAGQPIFSVDENGVYLTMNKLTASLIGGKPDDYIGKSYWDIFPKKFADLRYNNTKKTIDLGKKLTFTLKMVIEGQERWFIINIHPIYPANGDIPKALHIASEITELKLREFKERAVTKLLDNLRRANNINDCLSFGCRSIYNARLYKRSVLTMHNREKEIIHFGQFGLDDNTVRAVMNNPAPSDEMTFKMTQKKFKINHSYFIPVESGLLAEYVERTIPQEENFTDNELAWKTGDEFFAPILSSPKKPEGWLSVDTPFNGKRPTSDEAAFLQEIVEIVSKKVHEIQSLNLLKTERRALQEKNIALREVLAHIEEEKMEIKNLVRDEIDSTLMPALSKMINADGKVNKIFYNIVHNCLQSLANSSGEIQHIYSKLSPREVEICSMIKNGTISKDIATALNISIATVQKHREIIRKKLGITNKNINLATYLQR